One window of the Cryptomeria japonica chromosome 7, Sugi_1.0, whole genome shotgun sequence genome contains the following:
- the LOC131046065 gene encoding protein NRT1/ PTR FAMILY 5.3 isoform X2 → MTPLPGAYIGDTHLGRFWTFMIFSCVYILGMGTMTLAVTLKSLRPPECQSNEVCQKASSLQIGIFCFALYLLALATGGTKPCITTFGADQFDDFHTKEKLQKNSFFNWWIFVVFCGSLLGQTLIVYVQDNISWGLASGIIMAALIISYFLFIIGIPLYRHKLPAGSLLKRMAKVIGRVIKNWKVRVPTDACCLYEVDSKEYRSQGRYPITHTKPLRLECNPTILSKSLSSRNFMQTVIQH, encoded by the exons ATGACTCCCTTACCTGGGGCATACATTGGCGATACACACTTGGGCCGCTTCTGGACATTCATGATATTTTCTTGTGTATATATTCTG GGAATGGGGACTATGACTTTGGCAGTTACTTTGAAGTCTCTGAGACCACCAGAATGCCAATCCAATGAAGTCTGCCAAAAGGCATCGTCTCTGCAGATTGGGATTTTCTGCTTTGCTTTATATCTTCTTGCTTTGGCTACTGGAGGAACAAAACCATGCATCACCACTTTCGGTGCAGATCAGTTTGATGATTTTCATACCAAGGAAAAGTTGCAGAAGAACAGTTTTTTCaattggtggatttttgttgtcTTCTGTGGAAGTCTGTTGGGTCAGACACTGATTGTGTATGTTCAAGACAACATTAGCTGGGGACTGGCCAGTGGAATCATAATGGCAGCCCTAATCATATCCTATTTTCTGTTCATTATTGGAATTCCACTGTATAGACATAAACTTCCGGCAGGTAGCCTGCTGAAGAGAATGGCCAAAGTAATTGGTAGGGTTATTAAGAATTGGAAAGTGCGGGTCCCTACAGATGCATGTTGTCTTTATGAGGTGGATTCAAAGGAGTACCGTAGTCAGGGTCGATACCCAATTACTCATACCAAACCTCTGAGGTTAGAATGTAATCCTACCATACTTTCCAAGAGTTTATCTTCTAGGAATTTTATGCAAACAGTAATTCAGCattga
- the LOC131046065 gene encoding protein NRT1/ PTR FAMILY 5.2 isoform X1, translating into MDKASLGNTPGSNPCTVTDVEETKLVIRILPIWLTLILPCSLLIQCSTLFIKQGMTLDRHLGPKFEIPAASIGFLLQVSMLLVLLIYNRFLVPVFRRLTGNPRGITILQRIGVGMVLYTIAMVAAMLTEIKRLGVIKSHGLADNANATLPRSIFILLPQFCIIGVAEGFLEVAKLEFFYDQAPDSMQGFGNSLHAATLGVGAFLNSVILNAVNNITGREGHQSWILDNLNASRLHYYYALLAILNTLNYIFFLTVSCFYTYKRETSQALGKESTKAI; encoded by the coding sequence ATGGACAAAGCATCACTAGGAAATACCCCTGGCTCAAATCCCTGCACTGTGACAGATGTGGAGGAGACAAAGCTCGTGATAAGAATCCTTCCAATATGGCTGACGCTCATTCTCCCTTGTTCTTTATTAATTCAATGCAGCACACTCTTCATAAAGCAGGGCATGACTCTGGATAGGCATTTGGGTCCTAAGTTTGAAATTCCTGCAGCTAGCATTGGTTTTCTTCTTCAAGTATCCATGCTACTCGTCCTTCTCATCTATAATCGCTTCTTAGTCCCAGTGTTCCGAAGATTAACCGGAAATCCACGAGGCATAACTATATTACAGAGAATAGGGGTCGGTATGGTACTCTATACTATTGCCATGGTAGCGGCTATGCTAACAGAAATCAAAAGGTTGGGTGTTATTAAAAGCCATGGTCTTGCAGATAATGCGAATGCAACTTTGCCTCGGAGCATCTTCATACTGCTTCCGCAGTTTTGTATAATAGGTGTGGCAGAAGGGTTTCTAGAAGTAGCAAAACTGGAGTTCTTTTATGACCAAGCGCCTGACAGCATGCAAGGTTTTGGAAATTCATTGCACGCAGCCACGCTGGGAGTTGGTGCCTTTCTCAACAGTGTTATTCTCAATGCTGTAAACAACATTACAGGGCGAGAGGGCCATCAAAGCTGGATATTAGATAATTTGAATGCCTCACGTTTGCATTACTATTACGCCTTGTTAGCTATTCTCAATACCCTCAATTACATTTTCTTCTTGACTGTGTCTTGCTTCTACACATACAAAAGAGAAACAAGCCAAGCTTTGGGTAAAGAATCGACCAAAGCAATATAA